One genomic segment of Deinococcus aestuarii includes these proteins:
- a CDS encoding dipeptidase yields MTDLKDAPMQQKNYTGYKSFSYLEPGTDYKVWPLSPELNRVPSRRVEVSAEQEDRVRRLFREHLMISLHDHCFVAPQDLSQFLEFRRWGRDFTGYEGLSVSGLDAVFDNLMNGTAMITSRGGWKWEDIIYDLGMRLSDIAHQEMVVHCKTTEDIVNAKRDGQIAFIVSLEGAAMIENELDRLDILYGLGVRCMGIAYSEGNALGAGLKEPRDGGLTVFGRQAVRRMNKLGIAIDVSHSGDQTSLDTIEVSEKPIFITHAGARALWNSNRLKPDEVIKACAAKGGVIGIEAAPHTTLTERHPRHSIESFMEHFEYCVNLVGIDHVAFGPDVLFGDHVGLHHALSEALSIGASRGHLQYEEVEYVDGIENPAEAFPNIVRWLVAHGYSDEDIAKAVGGNVMRVLKEAWYR; encoded by the coding sequence ATGACGGACCTCAAAGACGCCCCGATGCAACAGAAGAACTACACGGGCTACAAGTCCTTCTCCTACCTGGAGCCGGGGACGGACTACAAGGTCTGGCCGCTGAGTCCGGAACTCAACCGGGTGCCCAGCCGCCGAGTGGAGGTCAGCGCGGAGCAGGAGGACCGGGTACGTCGCCTCTTCCGGGAACACCTGATGATCTCGCTGCACGACCACTGCTTCGTCGCGCCCCAGGACCTCTCGCAATTTCTGGAATTCCGCCGCTGGGGGCGCGACTTCACCGGCTATGAGGGGCTGAGCGTCTCGGGCCTCGACGCCGTGTTCGACAACCTGATGAACGGCACGGCCATGATCACCTCGCGCGGCGGCTGGAAGTGGGAGGACATCATCTATGACCTCGGGATGCGCCTGTCGGACATCGCCCATCAGGAGATGGTCGTCCACTGCAAGACCACCGAGGACATCGTGAACGCCAAGCGGGACGGGCAGATCGCCTTCATCGTCTCGCTGGAGGGCGCGGCGATGATCGAGAACGAGCTCGACCGCCTCGACATCCTGTATGGGCTGGGCGTGCGCTGCATGGGAATCGCGTACAGTGAGGGCAATGCGTTGGGAGCGGGTCTCAAGGAACCCCGCGACGGCGGCCTGACCGTGTTCGGGCGCCAGGCGGTCAGGCGCATGAACAAGCTCGGCATCGCCATCGACGTGAGCCACAGCGGCGACCAGACCTCGCTCGACACCATCGAGGTCAGCGAGAAGCCCATCTTCATCACCCACGCGGGGGCGCGCGCCCTGTGGAACTCCAACCGCCTCAAGCCCGACGAGGTGATCAAGGCCTGCGCGGCGAAGGGCGGAGTCATCGGCATCGAGGCGGCGCCGCACACCACCCTCACCGAGCGGCACCCGCGCCACAGCATCGAGTCCTTCATGGAGCACTTCGAGTACTGCGTGAATCTGGTGGGCATCGACCACGTGGCCTTCGGGCCGGACGTGCTGTTCGGCGACCACGTGGGGCTGCACCACGCGCTGTCCGAGGCCCTGTCCATCGGGGCCTCGCGCGGGCACCTCCAGTACGAGGAGGTCGAATACGTGGACGGCATCGAGAACCCCGCCGAGGCGTTTCCGAATATCGTCCGCTGGCTGGTGGCGCATGGCTACAGCGACGAGGACATCGCCAAGGCGGTGGGCGGCAACGTGATGCGGGTGCTGAAGGAGGCATGGTACAGGTGA
- a CDS encoding M20/M25/M40 family metallo-hydrolase, with protein MNVQAIHVDLQRHFEADLEDIRRFLRQPSISYTGEGIRETARAVADLITSLGGEAEIVETPGHPIVYGELWQDAPRTLLIYGMYDVMPTDEDGWIAEPFGAEIHDLPGLGPSVICRGAVNTKGPLAAFFTAMRGIQRVEERLPVNLLFAVEGEEEMGSRSFPAFAEQYADRLKRADAVLFPFFEQDEAGMPSLVLGTKGMLYVELICTGGEWGGPTERGIHGSYNAWVGNPAWRLTRALASLVDDDETVQVEGFLDDVRPLPEREAALLDEQIDAGLFDAGVFRDAYAVRRLKEPDDRRAWHRLFSQPQLNIDGLFAGYTGPETKTVLPHQATAKVDVRMVPDMDPDRVLAGLRAHLDRGGYGDIEIKVYNKYPWSKLSLDEPAVQAMIRTYRALHGELQLWPINPGSAPYYVFERLLGLPYVTGGLGHGSRQHSSNEYCTVAGILDFERSMVTFLDEFTRGQTPEGDERA; from the coding sequence ATGAACGTTCAGGCCATTCACGTTGACTTGCAGCGACATTTTGAGGCCGACCTCGAAGACATCCGCCGCTTTCTGCGCCAGCCCAGCATCAGCTACACCGGCGAGGGTATCCGCGAGACGGCGCGGGCCGTGGCCGACCTCATCACCTCGCTGGGGGGTGAGGCCGAGATCGTCGAGACGCCGGGCCATCCCATCGTGTACGGCGAGCTGTGGCAGGACGCGCCCCGGACCCTGCTGATCTACGGCATGTACGACGTGATGCCCACCGACGAGGACGGCTGGATCGCCGAGCCGTTCGGGGCCGAGATTCACGACCTGCCCGGGCTGGGCCCCAGCGTGATCTGCCGGGGCGCGGTGAACACCAAGGGGCCGCTCGCCGCCTTCTTCACCGCCATGCGTGGGATTCAGCGGGTCGAGGAACGGCTCCCCGTCAACCTGCTCTTCGCCGTCGAGGGCGAGGAGGAGATGGGCAGCCGCTCCTTTCCCGCCTTCGCCGAACAGTACGCCGACCGGCTGAAACGGGCCGACGCGGTGTTATTCCCCTTCTTCGAGCAGGACGAGGCCGGGATGCCCAGCCTGGTCCTGGGCACCAAGGGGATGCTGTACGTGGAGCTGATCTGCACCGGCGGCGAGTGGGGAGGTCCCACCGAGCGCGGCATCCACGGCAGCTACAACGCCTGGGTGGGGAACCCGGCTTGGCGGCTGACCCGGGCCCTCGCCAGCCTCGTGGACGACGACGAGACCGTTCAGGTGGAGGGCTTTCTCGACGACGTGCGGCCCCTCCCGGAGCGTGAGGCCGCCCTCCTTGACGAGCAGATCGACGCGGGCCTGTTCGACGCCGGGGTGTTCCGGGACGCCTACGCGGTGCGGCGGCTCAAGGAGCCCGACGACCGCCGGGCCTGGCACCGCCTGTTCTCGCAGCCGCAACTCAACATCGACGGCCTGTTCGCGGGCTACACCGGCCCGGAGACCAAGACCGTGCTCCCGCACCAGGCGACGGCCAAAGTGGACGTGCGGATGGTGCCCGACATGGACCCCGACCGGGTGCTCGCCGGGCTGCGCGCGCACCTGGACAGAGGAGGCTACGGCGACATCGAGATCAAGGTCTACAACAAGTACCCGTGGTCGAAACTCAGCCTCGACGAGCCCGCCGTGCAGGCCATGATCCGGACCTACCGGGCGCTGCACGGTGAATTGCAACTCTGGCCGATCAACCCCGGCAGCGCCCCCTACTACGTCTTCGAGCGGCTGCTGGGCCTGCCCTACGTCACCGGCGGCCTCGGGCACGGCTCGCGGCAGCATTCCAGCAACGAGTACTGCACGGTGGCGGGCATCCTCGACTTCGAGCGGTCGATGGTCACCTTTCTGGACGAGTTCACGCGGGGGCAGACCCCGGAGGGAGACGAACGTGCGTAA
- a CDS encoding ABC transporter substrate-binding protein, translated as MRKWLLAGLLLAGGASAKTIVFGLSGEPISLDPSVTADGNSAYVQTQIYNSLVSFKPGTVDVQPDLALRWTTSPDGLTWTFYLRQNVRFHDGTPLNAEAVRFNFLRWWDPGFEFGAKKPFLGWKNNLGGFKGEASSIVRDVRVRNQYAIDIVLGQPYPALGAVLADAGLFGIASPTAIRKDPAQYGTPAGLAVGTGPFVLKKWTSGVNVELSRNPRYFRAGLPKSDTLVFRFVKDPSGRLNELLAGGVDIAGDLLPDQLKSVQSNPRLTEVLRPALNLGYLGLNTSYKPLSDVRVRTAIAMALNKKAIVDAFWNGLGTTDGHLLPPPLARYHAKTVTDYKFDPAAAKRMLAAAGYPNGFPLDLWYMPVSRPYYPNPKPIAEAMAADLSAVGIKVTLKTADWAKYLEDRQNGKLQAFMLGFVYVTDPDSAYTYLIAGGSTTDINWTSPEADAALVSARKLQNPAQRLPLYHKVDEIMFREAVRIPIVHSRLLAASGAGVKGWIPSPTGSEKLDTVEK; from the coding sequence GTGCGTAAATGGCTTCTGGCAGGACTTCTCCTGGCGGGCGGCGCCTCGGCCAAGACCATCGTGTTCGGCCTGAGCGGCGAGCCCATCAGCCTCGATCCCAGCGTCACGGCGGACGGCAACAGCGCCTATGTCCAGACCCAGATCTACAACAGCCTGGTCAGCTTCAAGCCCGGCACCGTGGACGTGCAGCCCGACCTCGCGCTGCGCTGGACCACCAGCCCCGACGGCCTGACCTGGACCTTCTACCTGCGCCAGAACGTCCGGTTCCACGACGGCACACCGCTCAACGCCGAGGCGGTGCGCTTCAACTTCCTGCGGTGGTGGGACCCCGGCTTCGAGTTCGGCGCGAAAAAACCCTTCCTGGGCTGGAAGAACAACCTGGGCGGCTTCAAGGGCGAGGCGAGTTCCATCGTCAGGGACGTGAGGGTCAGAAACCAGTACGCCATCGACATCGTGCTCGGTCAGCCCTACCCGGCCCTCGGCGCGGTGCTGGCCGACGCGGGCCTCTTCGGCATCGCCAGCCCCACGGCGATCCGCAAGGACCCCGCGCAGTACGGCACGCCCGCGGGCCTCGCCGTAGGCACCGGCCCCTTCGTGCTGAAGAAGTGGACCAGCGGCGTGAACGTGGAGCTGAGCCGCAATCCCCGGTACTTCCGCGCCGGTCTGCCCAAATCGGACACCCTGGTCTTCCGCTTCGTCAAGGACCCCAGCGGACGGCTCAACGAGCTGCTGGCCGGGGGGGTGGACATCGCGGGCGACCTGCTGCCCGACCAGCTCAAGTCCGTCCAGTCCAATCCCAGGCTCACCGAGGTGCTGCGCCCCGCCCTCAACCTCGGGTACCTGGGGCTGAATACCAGCTATAAGCCGCTTTCAGACGTGCGGGTTCGCACGGCGATTGCGATGGCCCTGAACAAAAAGGCCATCGTGGACGCTTTCTGGAACGGGCTGGGCACCACCGACGGCCACCTGCTGCCGCCGCCCCTCGCCCGCTACCACGCCAAGACGGTCACCGACTACAAGTTCGACCCGGCGGCGGCCAAGCGGATGCTCGCCGCGGCGGGGTACCCCAACGGCTTCCCGCTGGACCTGTGGTACATGCCGGTCTCGCGGCCCTACTACCCGAACCCCAAACCCATCGCCGAGGCGATGGCCGCCGACCTCTCGGCGGTCGGGATCAAGGTCACCCTCAAGACCGCCGACTGGGCCAAGTACCTCGAAGACCGCCAGAACGGCAAGCTCCAGGCGTTCATGCTCGGTTTCGTGTACGTGACCGACCCCGACAGCGCCTACACCTACCTGATCGCGGGCGGCTCGACCACCGACATCAACTGGACCAGTCCGGAGGCGGACGCGGCCCTCGTCAGCGCCCGCAAGCTCCAGAACCCGGCCCAGCGTCTGCCCCTCTACCACAAGGTGGACGAGATCATGTTCCGTGAGGCGGTGCGGATTCCCATCGTGCATTCGCGGCTGCTGGCGGCCAGCGGCGCGGGCGTGAAGGGGTGGATTCCCAGCCCGACGGGTTCGGAGAAGCTCGACACGGTGGAGAAGTGA
- a CDS encoding alpha/beta fold hydrolase → MVQVSRTIEVGGVTLVYDDSGKSAGQRATIVTLHGGPGMGSRANDWAAFQPLTDTYRLISYDQRGNGESQGAEPYSHAQFVADLEALRQQLGLGKIVVLGGSYGGFIALEYALAHPENLHAVILRDTAASNRFQGTSKDRAMSSGFPMDEETLDRLFSGQIRDNDDFRESFAMIQPLYTVERDPAAEAGRLARIPFRYETHNWAFSRNQPEYDLVDRLPEVTVPVLVTVGRHDWITPLEASEELAAGLPRGELVVFEHSGHSPHLEEQERYLASVRDFLARHVQAQVGQT, encoded by the coding sequence ATGGTACAGGTGAGCCGAACCATCGAGGTGGGCGGCGTCACGCTCGTCTACGACGATTCCGGGAAGAGCGCGGGGCAGAGGGCGACCATCGTCACGCTGCACGGCGGGCCGGGGATGGGGAGCCGGGCGAACGACTGGGCCGCCTTCCAGCCGCTCACCGACACCTACCGCCTGATTTCCTACGACCAGCGCGGGAACGGCGAGTCCCAGGGCGCCGAGCCCTACTCGCACGCGCAGTTCGTGGCCGACCTGGAGGCGCTGCGGCAGCAACTGGGCCTGGGCAAGATCGTGGTGCTGGGCGGGAGCTACGGCGGTTTCATCGCGCTGGAGTACGCCCTCGCGCACCCCGAGAACCTGCACGCGGTCATCCTGCGGGACACGGCGGCGAGCAACCGCTTTCAGGGCACCAGCAAGGACCGGGCGATGAGCAGCGGCTTCCCGATGGACGAGGAGACGCTCGACCGCCTCTTCTCCGGGCAGATTCGGGACAACGACGACTTCCGCGAGAGCTTCGCCATGATCCAGCCCCTCTACACCGTGGAGCGCGACCCGGCGGCGGAGGCCGGGCGTCTGGCCCGCATTCCCTTCCGCTACGAGACGCACAACTGGGCCTTCTCGCGCAATCAGCCGGAGTACGACCTCGTGGACCGCCTGCCCGAGGTCACGGTTCCCGTGCTCGTGACGGTGGGGCGCCACGACTGGATCACGCCGCTGGAGGCCAGCGAGGAACTCGCCGCCGGGCTGCCACGGGGTGAACTCGTCGTGTTCGAACACAGCGGCCACTCGCCCCACCTGGAAGAACAGGAACGGTACCTGGCCTCCGTGCGGGATTTCCTCGCCCGGCACGTTCAGGCACAGGTCGGGCAGACATGA
- a CDS encoding M24 family metallopeptidase, with protein MNAQPISREERSGRARDVFGHLTPGIDAVVLFDDQFIQYHSGFAFFPTERPIALVILPGGERHLFVPRLEREHAEQTGEAERVLDYPEYPGRVHPLVQLAAHLTELGLGRARLGVDHDGYPAVMGYSGPSLSHALPDARVVPVTDGLNHQMSLKSEAELRLIEESVRWGDHAHRLLQEYTRVGENEHAVEGRATREATEAMTRTLGPDYRGQNRWLSGAVALYRGQIGKNSALPHAMTTGATFQPGDTLVTGAGAAVWGYLSELERTMFLGEPSPGQRRSFEHMLRMQEIAFEVMGPGVPCSRVDEAVQAYVEREGLRAGWRHHVGHGLGQRIHESPFLDVGDDRPLEVGMVLSVEPGLYVPGLGGFRHSDTVVITGTGITRLTTYPRELPDLVLPPEA; from the coding sequence ATGAACGCCCAGCCCATCTCGCGGGAGGAACGCTCCGGGCGGGCCCGCGACGTGTTCGGCCATCTCACGCCCGGGATCGACGCGGTGGTCCTGTTCGACGACCAGTTCATCCAGTACCACAGCGGCTTCGCGTTCTTTCCCACTGAGCGGCCCATCGCCCTCGTGATCCTACCCGGAGGAGAGCGGCACCTGTTCGTGCCCCGGCTGGAGCGGGAACACGCCGAGCAGACGGGGGAGGCCGAACGGGTGCTGGACTACCCGGAGTACCCGGGCCGGGTCCATCCCCTCGTGCAACTCGCCGCGCACCTGACCGAACTCGGCCTCGGGCGGGCGCGGCTCGGGGTGGATCACGACGGTTACCCGGCGGTCATGGGGTACAGCGGGCCCAGCCTCAGTCACGCCCTTCCCGACGCGCGGGTCGTCCCGGTGACGGACGGCCTGAACCACCAGATGTCGCTCAAATCGGAAGCCGAGTTGCGGCTGATCGAGGAGAGCGTCCGCTGGGGCGACCACGCCCACCGCCTGCTTCAGGAGTACACCCGGGTCGGCGAGAACGAGCACGCGGTCGAGGGCCGCGCGACCCGGGAGGCGACGGAGGCGATGACCCGCACGCTGGGGCCGGACTACCGGGGGCAGAACCGCTGGCTGAGCGGCGCGGTGGCGCTCTACCGGGGGCAGATCGGAAAGAACAGCGCGCTACCGCACGCGATGACCACCGGCGCGACCTTCCAGCCCGGCGACACCCTGGTCACGGGCGCGGGGGCGGCGGTCTGGGGTTACCTCAGCGAACTGGAGCGGACGATGTTCCTGGGCGAGCCGTCGCCCGGGCAGCGGCGCTCTTTCGAGCACATGCTGCGGATGCAGGAGATCGCCTTCGAGGTGATGGGTCCCGGCGTGCCCTGCTCGCGGGTGGACGAGGCGGTGCAGGCCTACGTGGAGCGCGAGGGACTGCGGGCGGGCTGGCGGCACCACGTCGGCCACGGGCTGGGGCAGCGGATTCACGAGAGCCCCTTTCTGGACGTGGGGGACGACCGGCCCCTGGAGGTCGGCATGGTGCTCAGCGTCGAACCCGGGCTCTACGTGCCGGGGCTGGGCGGCTTCCGGCACTCCGATACCGTCGTGATCACGGGCACGGGCATCACCCGCCTGACGACCTACCCCCGGGAGCTGCCCGACCTCGTGCTGCCGCCGGAGGCCTGA
- a CDS encoding ABC transporter permease: MLSPGYVARRVLHALVVLAVVAVVTFFIVRLAPGGPSLLADPALRDAERAAIEARLGLGDPLPVQFLKFVSNAVRGDFGQSFLFGTPTLQVIASRLGNTLILAGAALALTLLVAVPLGTLCGLRPHSWLDRLVSVLSVVVLAVPVFWLGLMLIIALAVLRPVLPAGGMYTTGLEGNIPDLLRHLLLPAVVLASASIAELLRYTRSSVRSAARLDHVRTARAKGLPQGAVHRRHVLKNALIPVVTVIGLQLPRLVGGAAVTETIFAWPGMGRLSVEAALGRDYPLILGVTLVVALAVVLFNLLVDLLYPLIDPRIRTEV, translated from the coding sequence ATGCTCAGCCCCGGCTACGTCGCCCGACGCGTGCTGCACGCCCTCGTCGTGCTGGCAGTCGTGGCGGTGGTGACCTTTTTCATCGTGCGGCTGGCGCCCGGCGGGCCTTCCCTGCTGGCCGACCCCGCCCTGCGGGACGCCGAACGTGCGGCCATCGAGGCGCGGCTGGGGCTGGGTGACCCCCTGCCCGTGCAGTTCCTGAAGTTCGTGTCCAACGCCGTGCGGGGCGACTTCGGGCAGAGCTTCCTGTTCGGCACGCCCACCCTCCAGGTCATCGCCTCGCGGCTGGGCAACACGTTGATCCTGGCGGGCGCTGCCCTGGCGCTGACACTGCTCGTCGCGGTGCCGCTGGGGACCCTCTGCGGCCTGCGTCCGCACTCGTGGCTGGACCGGCTCGTCAGCGTGCTCAGCGTGGTGGTGCTGGCCGTGCCCGTCTTCTGGCTGGGCCTGATGCTGATCATCGCCCTCGCGGTCCTGCGCCCGGTCCTGCCCGCCGGGGGGATGTACACCACCGGCCTGGAGGGCAATATCCCTGACCTGCTGCGGCACCTCCTGCTGCCCGCCGTGGTGCTGGCGAGTGCCTCCATCGCCGAGCTGCTGCGTTACACCCGGTCGAGCGTCCGCAGCGCCGCGCGGCTCGATCACGTCCGGACGGCGCGGGCCAAGGGGTTACCGCAGGGCGCGGTCCACCGCCGCCACGTCCTGAAAAACGCCCTGATCCCGGTCGTCACGGTGATCGGCCTGCAACTTCCCCGGTTGGTGGGGGGCGCCGCCGTCACCGAGACCATCTTCGCCTGGCCCGGCATGGGGCGCCTCAGCGTGGAAGCGGCGCTGGGGCGCGACTACCCGCTGATCCTCGGCGTGACGCTGGTGGTGGCGCTCGCCGTGGTGCTGTTCAACCTGCTCGTCGATCTGCTCTATCCCCTGATTGACCCCCGCATTCGGACGGAGGTCTGA
- a CDS encoding response regulator: MPEVLVVDDSVSVRKALEFSLIPHGLTVLGAPSAQDALHLLAERPTIDLVIADIVMPGMGGFELCRELRGSPGHAGLPVLLMSGVVNDGMYRQAQEAGAAGLLKKPFTSGGLLPAVQRALGGPREADPFQAPPPAAPPAPARPPSPAAAPPRHAALVGQLAETPGMVSATAYRQGGEVLAHVGEPLPDEVGAYVRFYLGTAEALGRHIHGQALQTLQLEFAQRTLLLARDGDVFLACLLRETGGAGVVKYLLRQVTA; encoded by the coding sequence ATGCCCGAAGTCCTCGTCGTCGACGACAGCGTCAGCGTCCGCAAGGCGCTGGAATTTAGCCTCATCCCGCACGGCCTGACCGTGCTCGGCGCCCCCAGCGCGCAGGACGCGCTGCACCTGCTCGCGGAGCGCCCCACCATCGACCTCGTGATCGCCGACATCGTGATGCCCGGGATGGGGGGCTTCGAACTCTGCCGCGAACTCCGGGGGAGCCCGGGCCACGCGGGCCTGCCCGTCCTCCTGATGAGCGGCGTCGTGAACGACGGCATGTACCGCCAGGCCCAGGAGGCGGGGGCCGCCGGGCTCCTGAAAAAGCCCTTCACCTCGGGGGGGCTGCTCCCGGCGGTGCAGCGCGCGCTCGGCGGCCCGCGTGAGGCCGACCCGTTCCAGGCCCCCCCGCCCGCCGCTCCCCCGGCCCCCGCCCGGCCACCCTCCCCGGCGGCGGCCCCGCCCAGGCACGCCGCCCTGGTCGGGCAGCTCGCCGAGACGCCGGGTATGGTGAGCGCCACGGCCTACCGCCAGGGCGGGGAAGTCCTCGCGCATGTCGGCGAGCCCCTGCCGGACGAGGTGGGCGCGTACGTCCGCTTCTACCTGGGCACGGCCGAGGCGCTCGGCAGGCACATCCACGGCCAGGCCCTCCAGACGCTGCAACTGGAGTTCGCGCAGCGGACCCTGCTGCTCGCGCGTGACGGCGACGTTTTCCTCGCGTGCCTGCTGCGGGAGACGGGCGGCGCCGGGGTCGTCAAGTACCTGCTGCGGCAGGTGACCGCCTGA
- a CDS encoding ABC transporter substrate-binding protein: MKQMLTALSFALGVGMAGAQSNILQLPLINDPIMNPLIAPELGSILVNKVIFPGLVRPNEDLQPVPDLAKSWTITNGGLVYTFTLRDDVRWHDGRPFTADDVVFTFNTARDPKSGSRLASDFSSIKSVEARGKNTVRFVLSRPFAPFLILLGHNAGILPKHLLEGKDLNSATAFNRQTPIGTGPFKVSRVVPGASVTLVANKDYYGGVPKLAGITFKVVPDLNTQVAQLRSGGLDWVTLEPSNLPSVQGAQNVAIKQADAVQHYLVFFNLKNPLFTNATVRRAMQYAVNRRAIIDGILKGYADYPTGTIPTALRTYYDKSIKPINYDPAQARRLLAQAGWRPNAQGVLVNAKGEPFKFTLIVDKGNATREQAALAVQQDLKRVGMDVTLQTLEFATLVRDYLIPGKYDANLIWWTTPPDPDQYSFYATGQDNNEAAWSNARADSLLKRGRETVDPAARKNIYNAFQRLTMQDPPVLVLYYPKELQAISKRLTGVPDLGIRDALRYTERFDLR; encoded by the coding sequence ATGAAACAAATGCTGACGGCGTTGAGTTTCGCTCTGGGTGTGGGGATGGCGGGCGCGCAGTCGAACATCTTGCAACTGCCGCTGATCAACGACCCGATCATGAACCCCCTGATCGCGCCGGAGCTGGGCAGCATCCTGGTGAACAAGGTGATTTTCCCGGGCCTGGTGCGGCCCAACGAGGACCTTCAGCCGGTCCCCGACCTCGCCAAGAGCTGGACGATCACCAACGGGGGCCTGGTCTACACCTTCACCCTGCGCGACGACGTGCGCTGGCACGACGGGAGACCCTTCACCGCCGACGACGTGGTGTTCACCTTCAACACGGCCCGGGACCCCAAGAGCGGCTCGCGGTTGGCGTCCGACTTCAGCTCCATCAAGTCGGTAGAGGCGAGGGGCAAGAACACGGTGCGCTTCGTCCTCTCCCGCCCCTTCGCGCCGTTCCTGATCCTGCTGGGCCACAACGCGGGCATCCTGCCCAAGCACCTCCTGGAGGGCAAGGACCTCAACTCGGCGACCGCGTTCAACCGCCAGACGCCCATCGGGACCGGCCCCTTCAAGGTCTCCCGGGTCGTGCCCGGCGCGAGCGTCACCCTGGTCGCCAACAAGGATTACTACGGCGGCGTGCCTAAGCTGGCGGGCATCACCTTCAAGGTCGTTCCGGACCTCAACACCCAGGTTGCCCAACTGCGTTCCGGCGGGCTCGACTGGGTGACGCTGGAGCCCAGCAACCTGCCGAGCGTCCAGGGAGCGCAGAACGTCGCCATCAAGCAGGCCGACGCCGTTCAGCATTACCTCGTCTTCTTCAACCTGAAAAACCCGCTGTTTACCAATGCGACCGTGCGCCGGGCCATGCAATACGCGGTCAACCGCCGGGCGATCATCGACGGCATCCTGAAGGGCTACGCCGACTACCCCACGGGCACCATCCCCACGGCGCTGCGGACGTACTACGACAAGTCGATCAAGCCCATCAACTACGACCCGGCCCAGGCGCGCCGACTCCTCGCGCAGGCGGGCTGGAGACCCAACGCCCAGGGCGTGCTCGTGAACGCCAAGGGGGAGCCCTTCAAGTTCACCCTGATCGTGGACAAGGGCAACGCCACGCGCGAGCAGGCGGCGCTCGCCGTGCAGCAGGACCTCAAGAGGGTCGGCATGGACGTGACGCTCCAGACCCTGGAGTTCGCCACCCTGGTGCGCGACTACCTGATCCCCGGCAAGTACGACGCGAACCTGATCTGGTGGACCACGCCGCCCGACCCGGACCAGTACTCGTTCTACGCGACCGGACAGGACAACAACGAGGCCGCCTGGAGCAACGCCCGCGCCGACTCCCTGCTCAAGCGGGGCCGCGAGACGGTGGACCCCGCTGCCCGCAAGAACATCTATAACGCCTTCCAGCGCCTGACCATGCAGGACCCGCCCGTGCTCGTCCTCTACTACCCCAAGGAACTCCAGGCGATCAGCAAGCGGCTCACGGGCGTCCCCGACCTTGGCATCCGCGACGCCCTGCGCTACACCGAGCGGTTCGACCTGCGCTGA
- a CDS encoding ABC transporter permease: MTARVISPPLAPAGRSWRRLRRDPVAVTAAAVLIGVVLFAFLGPVLRPVDPNALDLGNTLGRSSLAHPLGTDENGRDVLVRLMLGGRVSLLVGVFAVLVSLLVGTLVGALSGFYGGWLEGLLMRFTDGILALPAFFVSVLTLTFFGPGLVPLVLVIGLTSWMGLARLVRGEVLRYREEQYVEAARALGGRDGRVLFRHVLPQVLPTLIVNASVGISTAILAESALSFLGLGIQPPAASWGNMLSGAQNYFYTAPRLAVYPGLLILVTVLASNLLGDALRDATEPSG, translated from the coding sequence GTGACCGCCCGTGTGATCAGCCCTCCTCTGGCCCCAGCCGGGCGGTCCTGGCGGCGGCTGCGGCGCGACCCGGTGGCGGTCACGGCGGCGGCCGTCCTGATCGGGGTCGTCCTGTTCGCGTTCCTGGGGCCAGTGCTGAGGCCCGTCGATCCCAACGCCCTCGACCTGGGCAACACCCTGGGCCGGTCCAGCCTGGCGCACCCGCTGGGCACCGACGAGAATGGCCGTGACGTGCTGGTGCGGCTGATGCTGGGGGGGCGCGTCAGCCTGCTGGTGGGGGTGTTCGCGGTGCTCGTCTCGCTGCTCGTCGGCACCCTGGTCGGGGCGCTGTCGGGGTTCTACGGCGGGTGGCTGGAGGGCCTCTTAATGCGCTTCACCGACGGCATCCTGGCCCTGCCCGCCTTTTTCGTCAGCGTGCTCACCCTGACCTTTTTCGGCCCGGGGCTGGTGCCGCTGGTGCTCGTCATCGGTCTGACCTCCTGGATGGGGCTCGCCCGGCTGGTGCGCGGCGAAGTGCTCAGGTACCGCGAGGAGCAGTACGTCGAGGCGGCCCGCGCGCTGGGGGGACGCGACGGGCGGGTGCTCTTCCGGCACGTGCTGCCCCAGGTCCTCCCCACCCTGATCGTGAATGCCAGCGTCGGCATCAGCACCGCCATCCTGGCCGAGTCCGCCCTGTCCTTTCTCGGGCTCGGCATCCAGCCCCCGGCGGCCAGTTGGGGAAACATGCTCAGCGGCGCGCAGAACTACTTCTACACCGCTCCCCGCCTCGCCGTGTATCCCGGCCTGCTGATCCTGGTCACGGTCCTGGCGAGCAATCTGCTCGGCGACGCCCTGCGTGACGCCACCGAGCCCAGCGGATGA